In a single window of the Maridesulfovibrio bastinii DSM 16055 genome:
- a CDS encoding adenylyltransferase/cytidyltransferase family protein, with product MRIKCYGCAVPSCQLCSEYIDKDYPKECGPIADFSGGAEFLADISWSESLYLSSIQAAQEICRNRGAHFLLVFTPSLSWVENLSEHEKFLTSIKFDPNEIGKEYVGERIEWLRNYYLNKSIIYGELKSFNEQYINNIFEDVKVARDSNGFPFQGEFKSKWVNVIAGKRLTTEQPEKADRTIHVFGASEIYGFGCEDNHTIPSFIQHSVNALKHNNPETSTWIVQNYGVRAATLNCNLMRIWNADISSGDIVIALNNRMFIPSDGADDSTPIKVHKFYDIAEYKRYGIQFLDLRKIFERPHGYGELFFDQDHFAYNGNRIFSQKIFHNILPVICSKNPIAKTKKISPIKIANTNTSEILRPELSAYLDFLKDNIFISDKKNPVIGATVMNANPFTAGHAHLVNIAASQVDHLYIFVVQEDKSFFPFETRIRLVKEGVKELKNVTVLPSGSFMVSAESFPEYFNKENCQDLHIDATQDILPFCTHIAPLLGITRRFVGEEPLCKITAQHNKHLKRICPDYGIKLIEIPRIKFKNLIISASLVRELYKSQDWEHLYQLVPESTFKHLLK from the coding sequence ATGAGAATAAAATGCTACGGCTGTGCTGTCCCTTCCTGTCAATTGTGCAGCGAGTACATTGATAAAGATTATCCAAAAGAATGTGGACCAATCGCTGATTTTTCTGGTGGAGCGGAATTTCTGGCTGATATCAGCTGGAGTGAATCCTTATACCTATCTTCTATTCAGGCCGCTCAGGAAATATGCAGGAACCGTGGTGCGCACTTTCTACTAGTTTTTACCCCATCCTTATCATGGGTTGAGAATCTCTCTGAACACGAAAAATTCCTTACATCAATAAAATTCGATCCTAACGAAATAGGCAAAGAATATGTCGGCGAGCGCATTGAATGGCTGCGAAACTATTACCTGAACAAAAGTATTATATATGGAGAATTAAAATCATTCAACGAACAATATATAAACAATATTTTTGAAGATGTTAAAGTTGCACGTGATTCAAATGGATTTCCTTTTCAAGGAGAGTTTAAAAGCAAATGGGTAAATGTAATTGCAGGGAAAAGACTTACAACAGAGCAACCTGAAAAAGCTGACAGGACTATACATGTTTTCGGGGCTTCAGAAATATACGGATTCGGATGTGAGGACAATCACACTATTCCAAGTTTTATTCAACATTCAGTAAATGCCTTAAAGCATAATAATCCTGAAACCAGTACCTGGATCGTTCAAAATTATGGAGTCCGAGCCGCGACTCTTAACTGCAACCTCATGAGAATATGGAATGCTGATATTTCTTCAGGTGATATTGTAATTGCTTTGAATAACAGAATGTTCATTCCGTCTGATGGTGCAGATGACTCTACTCCAATTAAAGTCCACAAATTCTATGATATTGCTGAATATAAACGCTACGGAATACAATTTTTAGACTTAAGAAAAATTTTCGAACGTCCCCACGGCTACGGTGAACTTTTTTTTGATCAGGATCACTTTGCATACAACGGAAATAGAATATTCTCACAGAAAATTTTCCATAATATTCTGCCAGTTATATGTAGCAAAAATCCTATCGCAAAAACTAAAAAAATTTCCCCAATAAAAATTGCAAATACGAATACTTCCGAGATATTGCGTCCTGAGCTTTCAGCCTATCTTGATTTTTTAAAAGATAATATTTTTATTTCTGACAAGAAGAATCCTGTAATCGGGGCAACCGTGATGAACGCAAATCCTTTTACAGCAGGACATGCGCACCTTGTAAACATAGCGGCCTCCCAAGTTGATCATCTTTATATTTTTGTGGTTCAGGAAGATAAGTCTTTTTTCCCGTTTGAGACCAGAATCAGGCTTGTAAAAGAAGGGGTTAAAGAACTTAAAAATGTGACAGTACTGCCTTCAGGATCATTCATGGTTTCAGCTGAATCATTTCCTGAATACTTTAATAAAGAAAATTGTCAGGATTTACATATTGATGCCACGCAGGATATTTTACCATTCTGCACCCACATAGCACCATTACTGGGCATAACCCGTCGATTTGTCGGAGAAGAACCTCTGTGTAAAATTACAGCTCAGCATAATAAGCATCTGAAAAGAATCTGCCCGGATTATGGAATAAAACTTATTGAAATACCGAGAATAAAATTTAAAAATCTAATAATAAGTGCTTCGTTGGTGCGTGAACTATACAAAAGCCAAGACTGGGAACACCTATACCAATTAGTACCGGAATCAACTTTTAAACATCTTTTAAAATAA